In the genome of Dyadobacter fermentans DSM 18053, the window ACCATTTTTTACCGGGCGCAGGATGATAGCTACAAGGAGTTTCCGTATAACACCCGCGACGACATGGGCAAGCAGGTAATACAAGTGCGCCAGCGCTTCCAGGAATATGGAAAATTCGCGGAAACGACGCTGACGCAAATTCTGAAACCGGAGGAGCTGAAAGATGCCTTGCATTTGTCGGCCACGTGGATGAAAAGCAGCTACATTGAAAACCTTGGCAACAATCAATTCACGATTCGCGAATTACCCGTTCAGGCGCAATTCGCCCCCCTTTTCGGGATGATTGCCGATGATTTTGATCAGGATGGTAACCTCGATCTCATGCTTTCGGGCAACGATTATGGCTCAGAAGTGTCGGTAGGGCGGTACGATGCGATGTACGGCCTGGTGCTGAAAGGCGACGGCAAGGGTAATTTCCATCCGCTGAGTATTTTAGAGAGTGGATATATGGCTCCCGGTAACATGAAAGCGCTCGTTCGCCTCGCATCAGCCAATGGTAAATACCTTTCCGCGACCTCCCAAAACCGGGACATGATTCGTTTTCACGAAGCGCAAAAAGCCGTTCGAAAGGTGGATTTAGCCGATGGGGAAACGTCTGTCATTTTACATTTTAAAAATGGCAAGTCCAGAAAGGAAGAGCCGGGTTACGGTTCATCGTTTCTGTCTCAATCGAGCCACACGTTGTTTGTGCCGGAATATGTTTCTTCCATAACCATTATCAACTCCAAAGGCGGGAAAAGACAGGCGAAGTAAACAGCATTTGTTTGCCATAGAAGGCCGTTATGATGTCCGATTGAGTAGTCAGTCGGATGTCATAATGGCCTTGTTTGTAAATGTGAATATTCTAATTTTTTGACGATGGTATTTCATGCGTTGTTTTGTCATCTTTAAGTTAATTATATTATATCTCCAATAGTGCGCTGACTTGGGGCTGCCTGGCGTTTAATCATCGCATAGGTCATTATGAGTGTAATTAAAATGTAACTTATATATCACTATAAGTATCTGACTTAGTGTTAGTTGTATTTATGACAATTAAAATGACGAGATTAAAATTGGATTAAAAATTTAGAGATGTTAGCCGTGTTTTCTTGGAAAAAATCAATCAGCGATCGCGTTTAGTGTTGGAATAATTCAATTCTGTATTCTTATGAATTTATTTCATTGGTATTAGATTATTTAATGATTTCAAATCAATATTTTTGAATTGCATAATTATATTAACCTGACTAAATACGATGAAACAACACTACCTTCACCTGGGAAGCAGGCTGATTTGCTGCGTGCTGCTTTTCCTCATCTCTCTGACGGCTTTTTCGCAGGATATGACCATTACCGGAAAGGTGATGGATGAACAATCCGGTTCAAGCTTGCCAGGAGCTTCCGTCACACTAAAAGGCTCGACTTCGATTGGCGTCACCACCGATGCAGATGGCCGGTATTCCATTAAAGTGCCTGCCACTGCGCAGATTCTCGTGTTTTCGTTTATTGGTTACACCGCCAAAGATGTGGCGATTGGCAATCGGACCGTGATCGACGTTTCGATGGCCAGCGACGTTAGCGCGCTGGAAGAAGTGATTGTGACCGGTTACGGCTCACAATCGCGGCGTGACATTACGGGTTCGGTTACGACTGTTAATGCCAAGGACCTTCAATCGGTGCCGGCCACTACTTTTGCCCAGCAGTTGCAGGGCCGGGCTTCGGGTTTGAACATCGTGAACGACGCAACGCCCGGCGGTAATGCAACGGTGCGTATACGGGGATTCGGTACGATCGGTAACAACGACCCGCTGTTCATCATCGATGGCGTGCCGACTGAAAACCAGGGTAACCTTAATCCCAACGACATCGAGACGATCCAGATCCTGAAAGATGCGTCGTCGGCGTCCATTTACGGTTCGCGCGCGGCGAATGGGGTCGTTATCATTACGACCAAACGCGGTAAAATCGGCAAGCCGGTGATCTCTTTCAACGCTTATTATGGAACACAAAAGGCGTACAAAGAAGTAGAAGCCCTGAATGCCGAGGAACTGGGCCGCTATTTGTACCTGGCCGACAAATATGCAGGCAAAACACCGTCGCATGGGCAATACACATTTGGCCCGAACGGCGAGGTTACAGTGCCCGATTACGTGTTTCCCAGCAAGGGTAAGGAAGGTACGCCGGATGTAGATCCCGCCAAATACTCGCTTGTGCCAGGTAACATTTACGCCATCACCAAAGCCGCCGATACCAACTGGTGGCGGGAGCTGACCACCTCGGCGCCTATTCAGAATTACCAGCTTTCGGCCACCGGTGGTACGGAAAACAGCCGATATGCATTGTCGGTCGGCTATTTCAGTCAGGATGGCGTGGTTAAATTCATCGGTTACGACCGTTACACTGTCCGCGCCAACACCGAGTTTTCGACTGCCAACAAGCGATTCCGGGTAGGAGAGAACCTGGCGGTGTCGTTCGATAACAGGAAGGGGGGGTTTGGAAATAACCAGGAACAAAATGCGGTTTCAGGTAGCTACAAGCACCATCCGCTGCTTCCGATTTATGACATTAAAGGTAACTTCGCCGGTTCGCGCGGAGCCAACCTGGGTAACAACTCCAATCCTTATGCGACGTTGTTCCGCGAGCAGGATAACCGCACTTACCGCCTGCGTGCATTCGGTAATGTGTACGGAGAGTTCGATATTATTCCCAATCTGACGGTTAAAACCAGTTTGGGTATTGACGGTGTGAGCCAGCGGGGCCGGTACATTGGCCGCGCTAACCCCGAATATGTAGAGGGGAGCTTCAACAATGGGTCCACTTCGACGGATTATTATTCTTATCAATGGGTTTGGACCAACACGCTGAGCTATTCGCACAATTTTGGGACGAACCACAAAGTGGATGCTTATGTAGGCGTGGAGGCTATCCGTGAGTTTGCGGAGGAATTCGGGGCCAGCCGCCAGGGATATGCCTTTGAAATACCTTCCATTATTAATTATCTCAACCTCGGCGATGCTACGAAAGCGACCAATTTTGGTGGTGTGAACCGCGATTACAGCCTCTATTCGCAATTCGGGAAAGTGAACTATGCTTACGCGGACAAATATCTTTTCCAATTTATCCTGCGGAACGACGCGTCCTCCCGTTTTCAGCAAGCATCCAGAAGTGCGGTATTTCCGGCATTTAGCCTCGGTTGGCGTTTGTCCGATGAAAACTTCATGAAGTCGGTGGGCTTCATTACGGACATGAAACTGCGCTACGGCTGGGGTAAAACAGGCAACCAGAAAATCGGGGACTACAATGCCTATACCACATACCGGGCCAATATCTTCAACGCCGGTTATCCGATCGACGGATCGGCCAGTCAACCGACGATCGGCTACGACGCCGCATCATTCGGTAACCCGAATGCGAAATGGGAAACCACCACTTCTAACAACCTCGGCCTGGACGCGACCTTCCTGAACGACGCATTGACCCTCGAACTGGACTTCTGGAACCGGAAAACGACCGATATGCTCTTTTCGACGCCGATCACCTACACCGCCGGAGATGCCAATGCGCCTTCGTTCAACGTAGGGCAGATGACCAACAAGGGGATCGACCTCGGATTGTCGTACCGCAACACGGCTTTGAAAGGTGAGCTGCGTTATGGCGCTTCGTTCAATTACTCGATGTACCGCAATACCGTGGACAAGCTCGATGAAAGCGATAATACCAAATATTTTGGAGCCGGCTCGCGCGTGCCGGCCGTGACGCTCACACAGGCAGGACTGCCGATTTCGTCGTACTACGGTTATAAAGTGCTCGGTATTTTCCAGTCCGACGAGGAGGCCAAAGCCTGGGCGCCTTATGGCTCGTACAACAAAGCGGGCAAATTCAAAATCGCCGACATTAACGGAGATAACAAAATTACCGACGACGACCGTACGGTAATCGGTAATCCACACCCCGATTTTGTATATGGTGTGAATGTGAATTTGGGATACAAAGCTTTTGACCTGACCGTGTTCGGTAATGGTGTGGTAGGTAACGAAATATTCAGCTATCTGCGTTATTTCACGGATTTCAACACTTTCCAGGGTAACCGTGCGAAACGTGCCTTGTATGACGCCTGGCAGCCGGACCATAAGGAAGGTACCGTGCCCATTATGGATGCCGACGATCAGATCAGCAGCCGCCCTTCCAGCTATTTTGTTGAAAAAGGCACCTACTTCCGTCTGAAAAACGTGCAGCTAACTTACTCTTTGCCCAAAAACATCGCCGCCAAGATCGGTTTCAGCAATGCACAGATATACGTGCAGGGACAGAACATGTTCACCGTCAGCAACTATTCAGGTTTGAACCCCGAAATCCAGACGGGTGAAGACCGGACACTCGGTTTCGACGGCGGCTACATGCCCGTGTCGAGGACATTCCTGGTCGGCCTGAATGTATCATTCTGACAACCAGTTTTTTCATCGATCTTAACTATTCAAACCATATGGATACCAAAATCTTTAAATACATGCTTTCGGTGGGGCTGGCGATCGGGATTGTGTCTGCTTGTAAGGACGAATTCCTGAGCCGCGATCCACAAGGCCAATATAGCCCGACAGCCCTCAAAACGCCTGCCGGGGTGGAAGGTTTGCTCGTGGGCGCCTACGCGATGATCGACGGACAGGGCCTGGACGGCCAGGATTCGTGGAATAACGACATTCAGAGCTGGGTCTTCGGCGGGCTTGCTTCCGATGACTCCTACAAAGGCACCGACGCCGGTGACCAGCCCGAGCAGTCGTTCATTGAAAAATGGGACTTCCAACCTACCAATAACCACATCCGGAACAAATGGCGCGGGCTGTTCAAAGGCGTGGCGCGCACGAACGACGTCATAAATACAATGGCCGAAGTACCGGCGATCAGCGACGCACGCAGAAAGCAGATCACTGCCGAGGCGCGGTTCCTGCGCGGGCTTTTCCATTTCGAAGCCAAGAAAATGTGGAAAACGATTCCGTACATCGACGAAACGATTTACAAACTCGATGATCTGGAAAGTACCAAGATCCCGAACGACAAAGATGTGTGGCCGATGATCGAAGCGGACTTTAAAGCAGCATCGGAAGGGCTTCCGGAAGTGCAGTCGCAGGTCGGTAGGCCTACCAAATGGGCTGCTCTTGCGTTTCTGGCGAAGGCATACATGTATCAGGGCTGGAATATCTCGACCGGTGCGGCCAATGTGGCGGTATTGCAGAAAGCAAAGCCGATTCTGGAACAAATCATCGCTTCCGGCAAGTTTACCCTGGCGCCTAAGTTTGAGGACAACTTCCTGATCGCGACGCGAAACAATGCGGAATCGATTTTTGAAATTCAATATGCAGTTTCCAGCGCATCCGGCGATGCGGCCGATGCAGGCGTAGGTCTGGCGCACCCTTACATTGACCCGTGGGGATGCTGCGGATTTTATCAGCCCTCGCAAAACCTCGTGAATGCATTCAAAACCGGCGCAAATGGCTTGCCGTTGCTGGATACGTTTAATGACAGCGATGTGAAAAACGACCAGGGCCTGAAATACTCCGATCCTTTCGAACCCTACACAGGCACGCTCGACCCTCGTCTGGACCAGACCGTCGGCCGCCGCGGCATTCTGTTTAAAGATTTCAAAATCCACGGAAGCGACTTCATTCGCGACCAAACGTATGCAGGCCCCTATTCGCCCAAAAAGCACATTTCTGAAAAAGCGGGCTTCGGGATCAATGGCTGGGGTAACCTTTCGAGCAACAATTACCGCATCATGCGCTACGGCATGATCCTGCTGTGGCTGGCCGAATGCGAGGTGGAGCTTGGTAATCTGGAAAATGCGCGAAAACTCGTAAACCAGATCCGTACCCGGGCTGCTAACCCCGCCGGTTTTGTGAAAAAAGCTGTTCAGGGGGCCAAATCACGCGACGATTATGCCGTGATGAATGAGCCCGCCGCCAATTATGTGATCAAAACCTACGACCAGCCCTGGACAGACGCCGCCACGGCACGGAAAGCCGTGCGTTTCGAAAGCCGTCTGGAATTTGCGATGGAAGGCCACCGCTTCTTCGACCTGCAACGCTGGGGCATTGCGGCTGAAACGCTGAATGCCTACGTGGCCGTAGAGTCCAACAAGCGGGTTTATAAAAAAGGCGCTGTGTTCACCAAAGGCAAAAACGAATTCTTCCCGATCCCGCAGGAGGCGATCGACCGGTCGTACAAAGGAGGTGCGGCTACGCTCGTTCAGGACCCTGCTTATAAATGACATTTGGTCAAAAACCAGTATTTGTTAAGCGTTTGTAATCAGAAAAGCCCCGGTAGCTATGCCGGGGCTTTCTTAGTTGATGAAGTGATTAAATGCTAATGGACGCTAATCTCCTGCGAAGCCCGCTCGGAGCCGGGAATGATCGGCAGCGTGAGTTGCAGGATGCCATTGGTGTATTCCGCGCGGATGTTTTCGGTATCCACCGTATTGTCGATCATAAACGTCCGCTGGAAGGCGCTTTTGCTGAACTCCTGCCTGAGCCAGTTGCGCTTGTCGTTCAGCTTGTCTTTTAGTTCATAAGAAACCGTGAGTTCGAGTCCCTGAACATTGATTTTGAAATCTTCCTTATTGCGGTCGGGCGCGAAAACGAACATTTCGTAGCTGTCGTCGTTTTTGACGATGTTAACTGGTACGCGGAAATCGCGCTGCTGTCCGAAAGGTCTGTGATAAAAGTCGTGGCGTATTCCGAAGCCGCGACGTCCAAATCTGTTGTCACACATGGTATTGTTATTTGTTTGTTGATTGAATAAATACTTCGTTAAACTCTCTGGGGCAGCTTGCCAAAACGGTCGGTAAGGAATTCGCGTTGCTGTCCGCCGAAGTCGCTGTCATAAACACCGGCATGGCGATGTTGCCACCTGCGGAAGCGGCGCCGTCCCGCAAAAAGCCTGAATAGTAGTCCGAGGAACAAAAAGCAGAAAACGGCTTTGAATATCAGGAACGGGAGGGCGAACAGGAACAGACCTGCGAGGATGGCGGTTGCTATTGTTTTTAGAATGACGATGAACATGATCTTGTCTGGTTTCGATGAATACTGGTGCGCTGATTGCGCCTTCCATGATGCAGACGTCCGATCGAAAAAAATACTTTAAATGCAGCAAAAAAGTATACCCCGGCTTCCGACCGGGGTTTTGTAAGTTACCAGTTTTCAGGCGGTTTACGGCGCCGGTTCCACATTTCCTGACGAAACCGGATGCGCTCCTCGTCGGTCATTTTCATCCATTTACTTTTCCAGGCCCGCATTTCCTCGCGGCCTCCGCGGCCAAACCGGCCGTTGAACCGCTGCCATTTGTGCCGGTGCGGATGCCCGCCCGGTCCTTTGAAACCGCCGAAAAGTATTTTGCACAACACGAACAAGCCTACCGCTTGCCAATAGGTGATGGTGTTGAAATTGGCAGCAGCGGGCAACACCGCATTCCAGAGCCATTGTACAATCGCTCCGAAACCGAGGGCCGCGATCAGGATAAAAACCGGAAGCGCGAGCCGAAATCTTCTTTTTTGCGGGTTCATCATGGTCAACAAATTTAATATTTTACAAACTCCCGGTACACGCTTTCGAGCCGTTCGCGCAGGTGGCGGACGGCGTAGCGTTTGCGGGAAATCAAGGTTTTAATATTCTCTCCGGTCCGGTCGGCAATCTGCTGGAATGTCTGGTCTTCGAGTTCATTCCAGATAAAAACCTGCCGCTGATTTTCGGGCAGCTCGTCGAGGGCAATGCTCAGTTGCTCCCAGAAAAGGTCTTTGAGATAGGCTGTTTCGGGTGTATGGTCGTCGGCGAGCAGGATGTCTTTGAAATGAAACTCGCCGTCTTCGTCTTCATAACCAAAATCTTCGAGCGACTCCGGTTTCTGTTTCCGGTATTTATCGATAATGCGGTTCCGGGCCACGCGGTAGAGCCAGCTGCTCATCTGCTCGATCGCCTCGATCTCCGGCACGGTGCTGAGCTGGAACCATACATCCTGCAAAATATCCTCCGCATCCTCATCGGTATTCACACGCTGCCGGATAAATCCCAGCAATTGCTTGCCATAGGACGCGACGGTTTGGATGATATTTGGCTTTTTCTGCGACAAAAGGGGGATTTTGAACTATTACAGATTGGTAGACGGACGGTATCGCGAAATACTTTAAGTATTGCTGAGTTTTTTGCCACGAAGACTGTTCCGCAGCGGCGGACCGTGAATAAGCACGAATTCAGTAGCTTCGTGAATATTCACGGTCCGCCGCTGCGGTGCCTTCGTGGCAAATTCCATTAAATGAGTATACTATTCAAAAATATTTAAAAAGTGCAAATATCAGGCAATTGTATTATTCCAATAGAACTGGCAAATTTCGAACGACTTGCTGTACTTTTCTTATAAACATATAATTATTCCAATATTAATGCATCACTCAAAAAGGAACTTTCGCTATTCAAAACTGCCCTTATTGACTTTTAATCACAATGTTGGGTACCTTTGTATTGTCCAAAGAGCAAAATACGGAAACGCAAAGAAGCTCAGCGAACTTAATCGGGTAAATGCCTGAAAAGTACAAAAAGGACACATTGATTCGGACATTAAAACATTAGAATAAAATGAAAAAAACTATCTTGGCAATCGCAGTTTTGGTGGGAGTATCAACTGCAAATCTTTCAATCGCTGCTGATAAAGTAAAAGAAAACAGCGCATCTATCGAGCTGGTTTCAGGTGCAGAATTGAAATTCAAATTGTCTCTTGAAAACGTAAAAGAAAGATCTTCACTGGTTATAAAAGACTACACAGGACAAATCGTTTACAGCACATCGATCCCTAAGTCTGAAAACTACACTAAGATCTTCGACCTGTCGAACCTGGCAGACGGAAATTACAGCTTCGTAATCAACAATGGCAGCGAAATCTCTACAAAACCATTCGCGATCTCGACTGAAACAAAACGTCAGGTAACAGCAGTTATCAAATAATCATAGCCTGCTAATTGGCACTAAAAAAGGCAGTACGGACATTCCGGACTGCCTTTTGCTATTTTACAATGGCCGTTTAATAAGCCAATACTTTCTTTTCGTTGCTGCTTTGGAATGCCAGGTCAATCACCCGGCAAGTGCGCAGCACCTCTTCCGGCTTCACAGCCAGCTCGGCACCGTTTACGATCGCGTCGTAAACATTCTGGTAAAATGGCATGTAATCGCCCGCTTCGCTCTCCACAATGCCTGTGAACGCCTCGCTGTACAACGTGCCCCAGCGATCTTCCGGCTCCACGCCCCACGGTTTTTCGGTAGGCAGCACGTTTTGGCGCAATGTCTCCTCCTGCGGATCGAGGCCGCCTTTGATAAACGACCCTTTGGTACCGTGCAGGACGTAACGCAGCTTGTTTTCGTATACCATCAGGCTCGACTTCACGATCACCGACTTGTCGGGATAGCCCAGGCGGATATCGAAATAATCGTCGATTTCGCTGTTCGGGCGTACAATCCGGATATCGGCTGTGACGGTTTCTGGCTCGCCGAACAGTACCAGCGCCTGGTCGATCAGGTGCGGGCCGAGGTTGTACACATTGCCGCCCACGGGCACGGCGCGCTCTTTCCATGAGCCGGCCACGGCTTCGCGGTAGCGGTCGTAGCGGCATTCGTATTCGATAATATCGCCGAGTTTACCTTCACCAAGTAGTTTTTGAATGGTGAGAAAGTCGGAATCCCAGCGGCGGTTTTGGTAGGCGGTAAGGATCAGCCCTTTTTCTCCGGCCACTTTTACAAGCTCACGGGCTTCCTCTTCGGTAGCGGAAAACGGCTTTTCGATCACCACATGCTTGCCGTTCTGGAGCGCGTCCATCGCGTATTCGAAATGGGTATCGTTGGGTGTGCAAATGAAAACCAGGTCGATCTCCTCGTCGCTGAGCAGCTCTTCCACCGACCGCGCATTGCCGATCGACGGATCAAATTCCTGCGCCTCGTTTTTGGACCTTTCGACCACCGTTTTGATCTTGAAATTCGGGTTGGTACTCAGAAACGGCGAATGAAAATACCGCCCCGACAAACCGAAACCGATTAAACCGACATTGAGAATTTTTGAAGGCATAGTTTTAAAAATTTTGCTTTGACGCAAAGGTAACCTTCCCCGAAA includes:
- a CDS encoding SusC/RagA family TonB-linked outer membrane protein; the encoded protein is MKQHYLHLGSRLICCVLLFLISLTAFSQDMTITGKVMDEQSGSSLPGASVTLKGSTSIGVTTDADGRYSIKVPATAQILVFSFIGYTAKDVAIGNRTVIDVSMASDVSALEEVIVTGYGSQSRRDITGSVTTVNAKDLQSVPATTFAQQLQGRASGLNIVNDATPGGNATVRIRGFGTIGNNDPLFIIDGVPTENQGNLNPNDIETIQILKDASSASIYGSRAANGVVIITTKRGKIGKPVISFNAYYGTQKAYKEVEALNAEELGRYLYLADKYAGKTPSHGQYTFGPNGEVTVPDYVFPSKGKEGTPDVDPAKYSLVPGNIYAITKAADTNWWRELTTSAPIQNYQLSATGGTENSRYALSVGYFSQDGVVKFIGYDRYTVRANTEFSTANKRFRVGENLAVSFDNRKGGFGNNQEQNAVSGSYKHHPLLPIYDIKGNFAGSRGANLGNNSNPYATLFREQDNRTYRLRAFGNVYGEFDIIPNLTVKTSLGIDGVSQRGRYIGRANPEYVEGSFNNGSTSTDYYSYQWVWTNTLSYSHNFGTNHKVDAYVGVEAIREFAEEFGASRQGYAFEIPSIINYLNLGDATKATNFGGVNRDYSLYSQFGKVNYAYADKYLFQFILRNDASSRFQQASRSAVFPAFSLGWRLSDENFMKSVGFITDMKLRYGWGKTGNQKIGDYNAYTTYRANIFNAGYPIDGSASQPTIGYDAASFGNPNAKWETTTSNNLGLDATFLNDALTLELDFWNRKTTDMLFSTPITYTAGDANAPSFNVGQMTNKGIDLGLSYRNTALKGELRYGASFNYSMYRNTVDKLDESDNTKYFGAGSRVPAVTLTQAGLPISSYYGYKVLGIFQSDEEAKAWAPYGSYNKAGKFKIADINGDNKITDDDRTVIGNPHPDFVYGVNVNLGYKAFDLTVFGNGVVGNEIFSYLRYFTDFNTFQGNRAKRALYDAWQPDHKEGTVPIMDADDQISSRPSSYFVEKGTYFRLKNVQLTYSLPKNIAAKIGFSNAQIYVQGQNMFTVSNYSGLNPEIQTGEDRTLGFDGGYMPVSRTFLVGLNVSF
- a CDS encoding RagB/SusD family nutrient uptake outer membrane protein; its protein translation is MDTKIFKYMLSVGLAIGIVSACKDEFLSRDPQGQYSPTALKTPAGVEGLLVGAYAMIDGQGLDGQDSWNNDIQSWVFGGLASDDSYKGTDAGDQPEQSFIEKWDFQPTNNHIRNKWRGLFKGVARTNDVINTMAEVPAISDARRKQITAEARFLRGLFHFEAKKMWKTIPYIDETIYKLDDLESTKIPNDKDVWPMIEADFKAASEGLPEVQSQVGRPTKWAALAFLAKAYMYQGWNISTGAANVAVLQKAKPILEQIIASGKFTLAPKFEDNFLIATRNNAESIFEIQYAVSSASGDAADAGVGLAHPYIDPWGCCGFYQPSQNLVNAFKTGANGLPLLDTFNDSDVKNDQGLKYSDPFEPYTGTLDPRLDQTVGRRGILFKDFKIHGSDFIRDQTYAGPYSPKKHISEKAGFGINGWGNLSSNNYRIMRYGMILLWLAECEVELGNLENARKLVNQIRTRAANPAGFVKKAVQGAKSRDDYAVMNEPAANYVIKTYDQPWTDAATARKAVRFESRLEFAMEGHRFFDLQRWGIAAETLNAYVAVESNKRVYKKGAVFTKGKNEFFPIPQEAIDRSYKGGAATLVQDPAYK
- a CDS encoding Hsp20/alpha crystallin family protein; this encodes MCDNRFGRRGFGIRHDFYHRPFGQQRDFRVPVNIVKNDDSYEMFVFAPDRNKEDFKINVQGLELTVSYELKDKLNDKRNWLRQEFSKSAFQRTFMIDNTVDTENIRAEYTNGILQLTLPIIPGSERASQEISVH
- a CDS encoding RNA polymerase sigma factor — its product is MSQKKPNIIQTVASYGKQLLGFIRQRVNTDEDAEDILQDVWFQLSTVPEIEAIEQMSSWLYRVARNRIIDKYRKQKPESLEDFGYEDEDGEFHFKDILLADDHTPETAYLKDLFWEQLSIALDELPENQRQVFIWNELEDQTFQQIADRTGENIKTLISRKRYAVRHLRERLESVYREFVKY
- a CDS encoding Gfo/Idh/MocA family oxidoreductase, with amino-acid sequence MPSKILNVGLIGFGLSGRYFHSPFLSTNPNFKIKTVVERSKNEAQEFDPSIGNARSVEELLSDEEIDLVFICTPNDTHFEYAMDALQNGKHVVIEKPFSATEEEARELVKVAGEKGLILTAYQNRRWDSDFLTIQKLLGEGKLGDIIEYECRYDRYREAVAGSWKERAVPVGGNVYNLGPHLIDQALVLFGEPETVTADIRIVRPNSEIDDYFDIRLGYPDKSVIVKSSLMVYENKLRYVLHGTKGSFIKGGLDPQEETLRQNVLPTEKPWGVEPEDRWGTLYSEAFTGIVESEAGDYMPFYQNVYDAIVNGAELAVKPEEVLRTCRVIDLAFQSSNEKKVLAY